TAATTAGTGAACATGAAGCGTTATGTGTGTTTATAAAGGCATGAAATACTGGTGTTTGAGGATAGGGGTGGCTACACTGTTGCTAACAGCGGCTGTAGGTTGTGGTATGGTAAAGTCGATGGGTAAAAATCCGGATGGTGAGGAGCTTGGCCGGTTAAAGGCATTGTCTAACTACAAAAATGGTAGTTTCGAAAATTTGGCCGAACGTTCTGACTCGACGGTAAAGAGTAAATGGCTTTTTTTACACAGCCGCCCTAAAACCATCCGCCCCTCTCATGCGTTGCCCTGGGTTAAAACTAATTTGAATACATTGGCCGCCCCGGCGCCAACCATCGTGTGGTTTGGGCATTCCTCCTTGCTCATCAAAACCGGGCAGGGCAATATACTCATCGATCCTATTTTTAGCAACCATGCCGGGCCGGTGCCCGGGCTGATTAAGGCATTTCAAGGCACTATGAATTATCACGCAGAGGATATGCCGCCAATTGATGTGCTGATCATTTCACATGATCACTACGATCACCTGGATTATCGTACCCTGAAAAAATTGAGAAACCATATTAAAATGGCAGTAGTGCCGATGGGAGTAGGTGCGGATTTGGTGTATTGGGGATTTGATCCCAAAAAGATCATCGAACTGAATTGGGGCCAGTCGGTTACGCTACCTGGTGGCCTACGTATTACCGCTACCCCGGCGCAGCACCGCAGTAACCGAAGTTACGCCAATGAAAACAAAACACTTTGGGCATCTTATGTGATACAGGCAAACCAGTACCGGCTGTTTTACAGTGGCGATAGTGGTTATGGTCCGCTGTTTAAACAAATAGGCCAGCAATACGGCCCATTTGATTTGGCGCTGCTGGAATGCGGACAGTACAGTCCGAATTGGCCATGGACACACCTGCAACTTGGGCAAACCGCACAGGCTGCCGTTGACTTGCAGGCTTGTTTGATACAACCTATCCATTGGGGCAAATTTGTCGAAGCCAATCACCCCTGGAACGAACCTATAGAAAAACTCCTGCCGGCTGCCGAAAAGCT
The genomic region above belongs to Mucilaginibacter sp. KACC 22773 and contains:
- a CDS encoding MBL fold metallo-hydrolase is translated as MKYWCLRIGVATLLLTAAVGCGMVKSMGKNPDGEELGRLKALSNYKNGSFENLAERSDSTVKSKWLFLHSRPKTIRPSHALPWVKTNLNTLAAPAPTIVWFGHSSLLIKTGQGNILIDPIFSNHAGPVPGLIKAFQGTMNYHAEDMPPIDVLIISHDHYDHLDYRTLKKLRNHIKMAVVPMGVGADLVYWGFDPKKIIELNWGQSVTLPGGLRITATPAQHRSNRSYANENKTLWASYVIQANQYRLFYSGDSGYGPLFKQIGQQYGPFDLALLECGQYSPNWPWTHLQLGQTAQAAVDLQACLIQPIHWGKFVEANHPWNEPIEKLLPAAEKLGVEVNVPRIGEPYTLGDPLRTKVWWDFN